A genome region from Schistocerca nitens isolate TAMUIC-IGC-003100 chromosome 4, iqSchNite1.1, whole genome shotgun sequence includes the following:
- the LOC126253538 gene encoding uncharacterized protein LOC126253538 isoform X1 — translation MTDVKRNGSGKIYCHLCRCYERYPRQVLWNISSSMHCYETRFGGKCAAEVTLPSANQKNNHCEEPRSCQPKQLASCEQPTGETGHHLRSRSHFWPQAGLVATTAEEKAPDSSSHPQPARTTRDAEETVSHLATGTPARKRKRLTAEEKLIEDNKAYYKLEMKNNKLRSSGYFVTSRSSFEMGHAFVKEAEVSPVNISKQYSGLVNCSGGHKNNYDQKNFEHKNIEQKISSECVTKDNQGDESERCRLRSCRKPESDCSNSLDNIENSINHNESGVIDNDQGKSSSCETKNNNLHKNSIDNKSTIRKTIDGGKETDSQCFTVNECKETEEKNDSSNKQASCESEEQRESKTESSGSGPSRTRIRLSELSLLSNEAENFMFGEPVKKVSSDESSDDECVALKLKIVKKSNNGDTKAKWKAKRAVGRKKGRRIYRKVHRKVKVTTRKSKNGITSRGRKRRLASVHQFDDSSLGSADACSVGSTSDANTLSGRHRKRRTHAEAFIHDNLDYYKFEIPGSRLRFQGSVLPQMNISETQGSETDSNYNKKSSENSHTCDSNKENSLNSSDSQLVQFNVKSLEAIRKGLNDKLNAENEVKNTPEAIVETGVKKEESSDKKNGNELATKDLSLDRLRFSFEAAPQGEPWYQTYQRQDTGNEIYLSCPIDTSFWKSFLLPYEMSPTELAAAAASSNLPSCTRSIDTPVSFRKKKKRFAHLLDKKPRKSPRCHASTLAILSSLMHFRKRKEPDKFKEDTPPVKDDGPSSSDDVVNEDVQNKDERSNTSFLGEMSTVEGPSELKKDFSELAQNIDEMLESFPESSGSCISASPRNTNDNSEVKLRTPRSSRVICKKQSKSQREKFSKKLNQLPLRESDLIDIDNSVLASLATMSKDTIDCIPKAETCSRGGPTVDVVSLLSNITDCHCPGPPVSSKDCLRCGVDIFCPAMREMSCNSSECGASSTCDTIAYSDVPEGRQGIRGKRRKRKKNRTGWPVDKQKFRRKFYLRFKKSNENIPVQHSDNVHKHDGEDLCKPTESEVPLDVSINAGCSGSLGIDTEVQKYPDKAEKIEVPEPLERIEEDGMHSTCTPLSNSVSKDDLVSSALVSSESSQSDKKTDKDPSENVPVTYNVRHEKHSRLLRTGSLDSSTCSELKPCVKVKRIPNLAEYQIVPTIKIGISNRRLRSASSSSLTYTPVTKMDFVDDSIKDDTVNNRRSCRKKRPKFSDSWDTWLTPNRR, via the coding sequence GTGCTGTGGAATATTAGTTCAAGCATGCATTGTTATGAGACAAGGTTTGGTGGGAAGTGTGCAGCTGAGGTAACATTAccatcagcaaatcagaaaaataacCACTGTGAAGAACCTCGTAGCTGCCAGCCCAAACAGTTGGCTTCTTGTGAACAACCAACGGGAGAAACAGGACACCATCTGAGGTCTCGAAGCCATTTCTGGCCCCAGGCTGGTTTGGTCGCAACAACTGCTGAGGAAAAGGCTCCAGATTCAAGCTCACATCCGCAGCCGGCAAGAACAACTAGGGATGCTGAAGAGACAGTGTCCCATCTGGCCACAGGTACACCTGCTCGTAAAAGAAAGCGTTTGACTGCTGAAGAAAAGCTAATTGAGGATAATAAAGCGTACTACAAGTTGGAAATGAAAAACAACAAACTTCGGTCAAGTGGTTACTTTGTCACAAGCAGAAGTTCTTTTGAAATGGGTCACGCTTTTGTCAAGGAGGCTGAAGTGTCGCCAGTGAACATTAGTAAACAATATTCTGGTTTGGTTAATTGTAGTGGTGGTCATAAAAATAATTATGATCAGAAAAACTTTGAGCATAAAAACATTGAACAAAAAATTTCCAGTGAATGTGTTACTAAGGACAATCAGGGAGATGAATCAGAAAGGTGCAGGCTACGAAGTTGTCGAAAACCTGAGAGTGATTGCAGTAACAGTCTTGATAATATTGAGAATAGCATTAATCATAATGAGTCTGGTGTCATTGATAATGATCAAGGCAAGAGTAGTTCATGTGAAACTAAAAATAACAACCTGCATAAAAATAGCATTGATAACAAGAGTACCATTCGCAAGACTATAGATGGTGGGAAAGAAACAGATTCCCAGTGTTTCACTGTGAATGAGTGTAAGGAGACTGAAGAGAAGAATGACAGCTCTAACAAGCAAGCCAGCTGTGAGTCTGAGGAACAGCGGGAATCGAAGACCGAAAGTTCTGGGAGTGGTCCAAGCCGAACAAGGATTCGGCTTTCAGAACTTTCCCTGTTGAGCAATGAAGCAGAGAATTTCATGTTTGGCGAGCCAGTGAAAAAGGTTTCATCAGATGAATCTTCAGATGATGAATGTGTGGCACTTAAACTGAAAATTGTCAAGAAAAGTAACAATGGTGACACAAAAGCAAAGTGGAAAGCAAAACGAGCTGTTGGTCGCAAAAAGGGACGTCGTATATACAGAAAAGTACACAGAAAAGTGAAAGTAACAACCAGAAAATCAAAAAATGGTATTACTTCTCGTGGTAGGAAACGACGCTTGGCTAGTGTGCATCAGTTTGATGACAGTTCTTTGGGATCAGCAGATGCATGCAGTGTTGGAAGTACTTCGGATGCAAATACACTTTCTGGGAGACACCGAAAGAGACGTACACATGCTGAAGCATTCATACATGACAATTTAGATTATTACAAGTTTGAAATACCTGGATCTCGGTTACGTTTCCAAGGTAGTGTGCTGCCTCAGATGAATATCAGTGAGACTCAGGGGTCAGAAACAGACAGTAACTATAATAAAAAGTCAAGTGAAAATAGTCACACATGTGattcaaataaagaaaatagcTTAAATTCATCGGATAGTCAGTTGGTGCAATTTAATGTAAAATCTCTGGAAGCAATAAGGAAAGGATTAAATGATAAATTGAATGCTGAGAATGAGGTAAAGAATACCCCTGAGGCAATCGTTGAAACAGGTGTTAAGAAAGAGGAGTCCAGTGACAAAAAGAATGGCAATGAATTAGCTACAAAGGATCTGTCTCTTGATAGACTGCGATTTTCTTTTGAAGCTGCGCCGCAGGGAGAGCCGTGGTACCAAACATATCAGAGACAAGATACTGGAAATGAGATTTATCTCTCGTGTCCAATTGACACATCATTCTGGAAATCTTTTCTGCTTCCGTATGAAATGTCCCCAACTGAATTAGCAGCTGCTGCAGCAAGTAGTAACCTTCCTTCTTGCACCAGATCTATTGACACACCAGTTTCTtttagaaagaagaagaaaagatttGCACATTTGCTAGATAAGAAACCTAGAAAGTCTCCGCGCTGTCATGCTTCTACATTGGCTATACTGTCAAGTCTTATGCATTTCAGAAAACGTAAAGAGCCAGACAAGTTCAAAGAGGATACACCACCAGTGAAAGATGATGGCCCATCATCATCCGATGATGTTGTTAATGAAGATGTGCAAAACAAAGATGAGCGATCAAATACTTCATTTTTGGGAGAAATGTCAACTGTTGAAGGTCCGTCGGAACTGAAGAAAGATTTTAGTGAGCTTGCTCAGAATATTGATGAAATGCTGGAATCTTTTCCAGAAAGTAGTGGAAGCTGTATCAGTGCTTCTCCAAGAAATACAAATGACAACAGTGAAGTGAAATTAAGAACACCTCGATCTAGTCGTGTCATTTGTAAGAAACAGAGCAAATCTCAGAGAGAGAAATTTTCTAAGAAATTAAATCAGCTGCCTTTAAGAGAGTCAGATCTAATTGATATTGATAATTCTGTGTTGGCCAGTTTAGCAACAATGTCAAAAGATACCATAGACTGCATTCCAAAGGCTGAAACTTGTAGTAGAGGTGGTCCAACAGTGGATGTAGTTTCATTACTCAGTAACATTACTGACTGCCATTGTCCAGGTCCCCCTGTAAGTAGCAAGGATTGCCTCAGGTGTGGTGTAGACATATTTTGTCCAGCCATGAGAGAGATGTCGTGTAACAGTTCTGAATGTGGCGCCTCATCTACATGTGATACAATTGCGTATTCTGATGTTCCAGAAGGAAGACAGGGTATCCGTGGCAAGCGGAGAAAGAGGAAAAAGAATCGGACAGGGTGGCCTGTGGACAAACAAAAGTTTAGGAGGAAATTCTATTTGAGGTTTAAAAAGAGCAATGAAAATATCCCTGTGCAACATTCTGATAATGTTCACAAGCATGACGGGGAAGATTTGTGCAAGCCTACAGAATCTGAAGTTCCATTAGATGTCAGTATTAATGCAGGTTGTTCTGGTAGCTTAGGCATAGACACTGAAGTGCAAAAATATCCTGACAAAGCTGAAAAGATTGAAGTTCCAGAACCCTTGGAGAGGATAGAGGAGGATGGTATGCATAGCACATGTACCCCACTGAGTAACTCAGTTTCAAAGGATGATTTAGTTAGTTCTGCTTTGGTCTCCAGTGAATCCAGCCAATCTGATAAAAAAACTGATAAAGATCCTTCAGAAAATGTTCCTGTTACGTATAATGTGAGGCATGAAAAGCATAGCAGACTTCTACGAACTGGAAGTTTAGACTCCAGCACTTGTTCAGAGCTAAAACCGTGTGTAAAAGTCAAAAGAATTCCTAATCTTGCTGAATATCAGATAGTacctacaattaaaattggtatatCTAACAGGCGGCTACGCAGTGCCTCTTCCTCATCGTTAACATATACTCCTGTTACAAAAATGGATTTTGTAGACGACAGTATCAAAGATGATACTGTTAATAACAGAAGATCGTGCCGGAAAAAGAGACCAAAATTTTCAGATAGTTGGGACACTTGGTTGACTCCTAATCGTAGATGA
- the LOC126253538 gene encoding uncharacterized protein LOC126253538 isoform X2 gives MRCKVLWNISSSMHCYETRFGGKCAAEVTLPSANQKNNHCEEPRSCQPKQLASCEQPTGETGHHLRSRSHFWPQAGLVATTAEEKAPDSSSHPQPARTTRDAEETVSHLATGTPARKRKRLTAEEKLIEDNKAYYKLEMKNNKLRSSGYFVTSRSSFEMGHAFVKEAEVSPVNISKQYSGLVNCSGGHKNNYDQKNFEHKNIEQKISSECVTKDNQGDESERCRLRSCRKPESDCSNSLDNIENSINHNESGVIDNDQGKSSSCETKNNNLHKNSIDNKSTIRKTIDGGKETDSQCFTVNECKETEEKNDSSNKQASCESEEQRESKTESSGSGPSRTRIRLSELSLLSNEAENFMFGEPVKKVSSDESSDDECVALKLKIVKKSNNGDTKAKWKAKRAVGRKKGRRIYRKVHRKVKVTTRKSKNGITSRGRKRRLASVHQFDDSSLGSADACSVGSTSDANTLSGRHRKRRTHAEAFIHDNLDYYKFEIPGSRLRFQGSVLPQMNISETQGSETDSNYNKKSSENSHTCDSNKENSLNSSDSQLVQFNVKSLEAIRKGLNDKLNAENEVKNTPEAIVETGVKKEESSDKKNGNELATKDLSLDRLRFSFEAAPQGEPWYQTYQRQDTGNEIYLSCPIDTSFWKSFLLPYEMSPTELAAAAASSNLPSCTRSIDTPVSFRKKKKRFAHLLDKKPRKSPRCHASTLAILSSLMHFRKRKEPDKFKEDTPPVKDDGPSSSDDVVNEDVQNKDERSNTSFLGEMSTVEGPSELKKDFSELAQNIDEMLESFPESSGSCISASPRNTNDNSEVKLRTPRSSRVICKKQSKSQREKFSKKLNQLPLRESDLIDIDNSVLASLATMSKDTIDCIPKAETCSRGGPTVDVVSLLSNITDCHCPGPPVSSKDCLRCGVDIFCPAMREMSCNSSECGASSTCDTIAYSDVPEGRQGIRGKRRKRKKNRTGWPVDKQKFRRKFYLRFKKSNENIPVQHSDNVHKHDGEDLCKPTESEVPLDVSINAGCSGSLGIDTEVQKYPDKAEKIEVPEPLERIEEDGMHSTCTPLSNSVSKDDLVSSALVSSESSQSDKKTDKDPSENVPVTYNVRHEKHSRLLRTGSLDSSTCSELKPCVKVKRIPNLAEYQIVPTIKIGISNRRLRSASSSSLTYTPVTKMDFVDDSIKDDTVNNRRSCRKKRPKFSDSWDTWLTPNRR, from the coding sequence GTGCTGTGGAATATTAGTTCAAGCATGCATTGTTATGAGACAAGGTTTGGTGGGAAGTGTGCAGCTGAGGTAACATTAccatcagcaaatcagaaaaataacCACTGTGAAGAACCTCGTAGCTGCCAGCCCAAACAGTTGGCTTCTTGTGAACAACCAACGGGAGAAACAGGACACCATCTGAGGTCTCGAAGCCATTTCTGGCCCCAGGCTGGTTTGGTCGCAACAACTGCTGAGGAAAAGGCTCCAGATTCAAGCTCACATCCGCAGCCGGCAAGAACAACTAGGGATGCTGAAGAGACAGTGTCCCATCTGGCCACAGGTACACCTGCTCGTAAAAGAAAGCGTTTGACTGCTGAAGAAAAGCTAATTGAGGATAATAAAGCGTACTACAAGTTGGAAATGAAAAACAACAAACTTCGGTCAAGTGGTTACTTTGTCACAAGCAGAAGTTCTTTTGAAATGGGTCACGCTTTTGTCAAGGAGGCTGAAGTGTCGCCAGTGAACATTAGTAAACAATATTCTGGTTTGGTTAATTGTAGTGGTGGTCATAAAAATAATTATGATCAGAAAAACTTTGAGCATAAAAACATTGAACAAAAAATTTCCAGTGAATGTGTTACTAAGGACAATCAGGGAGATGAATCAGAAAGGTGCAGGCTACGAAGTTGTCGAAAACCTGAGAGTGATTGCAGTAACAGTCTTGATAATATTGAGAATAGCATTAATCATAATGAGTCTGGTGTCATTGATAATGATCAAGGCAAGAGTAGTTCATGTGAAACTAAAAATAACAACCTGCATAAAAATAGCATTGATAACAAGAGTACCATTCGCAAGACTATAGATGGTGGGAAAGAAACAGATTCCCAGTGTTTCACTGTGAATGAGTGTAAGGAGACTGAAGAGAAGAATGACAGCTCTAACAAGCAAGCCAGCTGTGAGTCTGAGGAACAGCGGGAATCGAAGACCGAAAGTTCTGGGAGTGGTCCAAGCCGAACAAGGATTCGGCTTTCAGAACTTTCCCTGTTGAGCAATGAAGCAGAGAATTTCATGTTTGGCGAGCCAGTGAAAAAGGTTTCATCAGATGAATCTTCAGATGATGAATGTGTGGCACTTAAACTGAAAATTGTCAAGAAAAGTAACAATGGTGACACAAAAGCAAAGTGGAAAGCAAAACGAGCTGTTGGTCGCAAAAAGGGACGTCGTATATACAGAAAAGTACACAGAAAAGTGAAAGTAACAACCAGAAAATCAAAAAATGGTATTACTTCTCGTGGTAGGAAACGACGCTTGGCTAGTGTGCATCAGTTTGATGACAGTTCTTTGGGATCAGCAGATGCATGCAGTGTTGGAAGTACTTCGGATGCAAATACACTTTCTGGGAGACACCGAAAGAGACGTACACATGCTGAAGCATTCATACATGACAATTTAGATTATTACAAGTTTGAAATACCTGGATCTCGGTTACGTTTCCAAGGTAGTGTGCTGCCTCAGATGAATATCAGTGAGACTCAGGGGTCAGAAACAGACAGTAACTATAATAAAAAGTCAAGTGAAAATAGTCACACATGTGattcaaataaagaaaatagcTTAAATTCATCGGATAGTCAGTTGGTGCAATTTAATGTAAAATCTCTGGAAGCAATAAGGAAAGGATTAAATGATAAATTGAATGCTGAGAATGAGGTAAAGAATACCCCTGAGGCAATCGTTGAAACAGGTGTTAAGAAAGAGGAGTCCAGTGACAAAAAGAATGGCAATGAATTAGCTACAAAGGATCTGTCTCTTGATAGACTGCGATTTTCTTTTGAAGCTGCGCCGCAGGGAGAGCCGTGGTACCAAACATATCAGAGACAAGATACTGGAAATGAGATTTATCTCTCGTGTCCAATTGACACATCATTCTGGAAATCTTTTCTGCTTCCGTATGAAATGTCCCCAACTGAATTAGCAGCTGCTGCAGCAAGTAGTAACCTTCCTTCTTGCACCAGATCTATTGACACACCAGTTTCTtttagaaagaagaagaaaagatttGCACATTTGCTAGATAAGAAACCTAGAAAGTCTCCGCGCTGTCATGCTTCTACATTGGCTATACTGTCAAGTCTTATGCATTTCAGAAAACGTAAAGAGCCAGACAAGTTCAAAGAGGATACACCACCAGTGAAAGATGATGGCCCATCATCATCCGATGATGTTGTTAATGAAGATGTGCAAAACAAAGATGAGCGATCAAATACTTCATTTTTGGGAGAAATGTCAACTGTTGAAGGTCCGTCGGAACTGAAGAAAGATTTTAGTGAGCTTGCTCAGAATATTGATGAAATGCTGGAATCTTTTCCAGAAAGTAGTGGAAGCTGTATCAGTGCTTCTCCAAGAAATACAAATGACAACAGTGAAGTGAAATTAAGAACACCTCGATCTAGTCGTGTCATTTGTAAGAAACAGAGCAAATCTCAGAGAGAGAAATTTTCTAAGAAATTAAATCAGCTGCCTTTAAGAGAGTCAGATCTAATTGATATTGATAATTCTGTGTTGGCCAGTTTAGCAACAATGTCAAAAGATACCATAGACTGCATTCCAAAGGCTGAAACTTGTAGTAGAGGTGGTCCAACAGTGGATGTAGTTTCATTACTCAGTAACATTACTGACTGCCATTGTCCAGGTCCCCCTGTAAGTAGCAAGGATTGCCTCAGGTGTGGTGTAGACATATTTTGTCCAGCCATGAGAGAGATGTCGTGTAACAGTTCTGAATGTGGCGCCTCATCTACATGTGATACAATTGCGTATTCTGATGTTCCAGAAGGAAGACAGGGTATCCGTGGCAAGCGGAGAAAGAGGAAAAAGAATCGGACAGGGTGGCCTGTGGACAAACAAAAGTTTAGGAGGAAATTCTATTTGAGGTTTAAAAAGAGCAATGAAAATATCCCTGTGCAACATTCTGATAATGTTCACAAGCATGACGGGGAAGATTTGTGCAAGCCTACAGAATCTGAAGTTCCATTAGATGTCAGTATTAATGCAGGTTGTTCTGGTAGCTTAGGCATAGACACTGAAGTGCAAAAATATCCTGACAAAGCTGAAAAGATTGAAGTTCCAGAACCCTTGGAGAGGATAGAGGAGGATGGTATGCATAGCACATGTACCCCACTGAGTAACTCAGTTTCAAAGGATGATTTAGTTAGTTCTGCTTTGGTCTCCAGTGAATCCAGCCAATCTGATAAAAAAACTGATAAAGATCCTTCAGAAAATGTTCCTGTTACGTATAATGTGAGGCATGAAAAGCATAGCAGACTTCTACGAACTGGAAGTTTAGACTCCAGCACTTGTTCAGAGCTAAAACCGTGTGTAAAAGTCAAAAGAATTCCTAATCTTGCTGAATATCAGATAGTacctacaattaaaattggtatatCTAACAGGCGGCTACGCAGTGCCTCTTCCTCATCGTTAACATATACTCCTGTTACAAAAATGGATTTTGTAGACGACAGTATCAAAGATGATACTGTTAATAACAGAAGATCGTGCCGGAAAAAGAGACCAAAATTTTCAGATAGTTGGGACACTTGGTTGACTCCTAATCGTAGATGA
- the LOC126253538 gene encoding uncharacterized protein LOC126253538 isoform X3, translating into MHCYETRFGGKCAAEVTLPSANQKNNHCEEPRSCQPKQLASCEQPTGETGHHLRSRSHFWPQAGLVATTAEEKAPDSSSHPQPARTTRDAEETVSHLATGTPARKRKRLTAEEKLIEDNKAYYKLEMKNNKLRSSGYFVTSRSSFEMGHAFVKEAEVSPVNISKQYSGLVNCSGGHKNNYDQKNFEHKNIEQKISSECVTKDNQGDESERCRLRSCRKPESDCSNSLDNIENSINHNESGVIDNDQGKSSSCETKNNNLHKNSIDNKSTIRKTIDGGKETDSQCFTVNECKETEEKNDSSNKQASCESEEQRESKTESSGSGPSRTRIRLSELSLLSNEAENFMFGEPVKKVSSDESSDDECVALKLKIVKKSNNGDTKAKWKAKRAVGRKKGRRIYRKVHRKVKVTTRKSKNGITSRGRKRRLASVHQFDDSSLGSADACSVGSTSDANTLSGRHRKRRTHAEAFIHDNLDYYKFEIPGSRLRFQGSVLPQMNISETQGSETDSNYNKKSSENSHTCDSNKENSLNSSDSQLVQFNVKSLEAIRKGLNDKLNAENEVKNTPEAIVETGVKKEESSDKKNGNELATKDLSLDRLRFSFEAAPQGEPWYQTYQRQDTGNEIYLSCPIDTSFWKSFLLPYEMSPTELAAAAASSNLPSCTRSIDTPVSFRKKKKRFAHLLDKKPRKSPRCHASTLAILSSLMHFRKRKEPDKFKEDTPPVKDDGPSSSDDVVNEDVQNKDERSNTSFLGEMSTVEGPSELKKDFSELAQNIDEMLESFPESSGSCISASPRNTNDNSEVKLRTPRSSRVICKKQSKSQREKFSKKLNQLPLRESDLIDIDNSVLASLATMSKDTIDCIPKAETCSRGGPTVDVVSLLSNITDCHCPGPPVSSKDCLRCGVDIFCPAMREMSCNSSECGASSTCDTIAYSDVPEGRQGIRGKRRKRKKNRTGWPVDKQKFRRKFYLRFKKSNENIPVQHSDNVHKHDGEDLCKPTESEVPLDVSINAGCSGSLGIDTEVQKYPDKAEKIEVPEPLERIEEDGMHSTCTPLSNSVSKDDLVSSALVSSESSQSDKKTDKDPSENVPVTYNVRHEKHSRLLRTGSLDSSTCSELKPCVKVKRIPNLAEYQIVPTIKIGISNRRLRSASSSSLTYTPVTKMDFVDDSIKDDTVNNRRSCRKKRPKFSDSWDTWLTPNRR; encoded by the coding sequence ATGCATTGTTATGAGACAAGGTTTGGTGGGAAGTGTGCAGCTGAGGTAACATTAccatcagcaaatcagaaaaataacCACTGTGAAGAACCTCGTAGCTGCCAGCCCAAACAGTTGGCTTCTTGTGAACAACCAACGGGAGAAACAGGACACCATCTGAGGTCTCGAAGCCATTTCTGGCCCCAGGCTGGTTTGGTCGCAACAACTGCTGAGGAAAAGGCTCCAGATTCAAGCTCACATCCGCAGCCGGCAAGAACAACTAGGGATGCTGAAGAGACAGTGTCCCATCTGGCCACAGGTACACCTGCTCGTAAAAGAAAGCGTTTGACTGCTGAAGAAAAGCTAATTGAGGATAATAAAGCGTACTACAAGTTGGAAATGAAAAACAACAAACTTCGGTCAAGTGGTTACTTTGTCACAAGCAGAAGTTCTTTTGAAATGGGTCACGCTTTTGTCAAGGAGGCTGAAGTGTCGCCAGTGAACATTAGTAAACAATATTCTGGTTTGGTTAATTGTAGTGGTGGTCATAAAAATAATTATGATCAGAAAAACTTTGAGCATAAAAACATTGAACAAAAAATTTCCAGTGAATGTGTTACTAAGGACAATCAGGGAGATGAATCAGAAAGGTGCAGGCTACGAAGTTGTCGAAAACCTGAGAGTGATTGCAGTAACAGTCTTGATAATATTGAGAATAGCATTAATCATAATGAGTCTGGTGTCATTGATAATGATCAAGGCAAGAGTAGTTCATGTGAAACTAAAAATAACAACCTGCATAAAAATAGCATTGATAACAAGAGTACCATTCGCAAGACTATAGATGGTGGGAAAGAAACAGATTCCCAGTGTTTCACTGTGAATGAGTGTAAGGAGACTGAAGAGAAGAATGACAGCTCTAACAAGCAAGCCAGCTGTGAGTCTGAGGAACAGCGGGAATCGAAGACCGAAAGTTCTGGGAGTGGTCCAAGCCGAACAAGGATTCGGCTTTCAGAACTTTCCCTGTTGAGCAATGAAGCAGAGAATTTCATGTTTGGCGAGCCAGTGAAAAAGGTTTCATCAGATGAATCTTCAGATGATGAATGTGTGGCACTTAAACTGAAAATTGTCAAGAAAAGTAACAATGGTGACACAAAAGCAAAGTGGAAAGCAAAACGAGCTGTTGGTCGCAAAAAGGGACGTCGTATATACAGAAAAGTACACAGAAAAGTGAAAGTAACAACCAGAAAATCAAAAAATGGTATTACTTCTCGTGGTAGGAAACGACGCTTGGCTAGTGTGCATCAGTTTGATGACAGTTCTTTGGGATCAGCAGATGCATGCAGTGTTGGAAGTACTTCGGATGCAAATACACTTTCTGGGAGACACCGAAAGAGACGTACACATGCTGAAGCATTCATACATGACAATTTAGATTATTACAAGTTTGAAATACCTGGATCTCGGTTACGTTTCCAAGGTAGTGTGCTGCCTCAGATGAATATCAGTGAGACTCAGGGGTCAGAAACAGACAGTAACTATAATAAAAAGTCAAGTGAAAATAGTCACACATGTGattcaaataaagaaaatagcTTAAATTCATCGGATAGTCAGTTGGTGCAATTTAATGTAAAATCTCTGGAAGCAATAAGGAAAGGATTAAATGATAAATTGAATGCTGAGAATGAGGTAAAGAATACCCCTGAGGCAATCGTTGAAACAGGTGTTAAGAAAGAGGAGTCCAGTGACAAAAAGAATGGCAATGAATTAGCTACAAAGGATCTGTCTCTTGATAGACTGCGATTTTCTTTTGAAGCTGCGCCGCAGGGAGAGCCGTGGTACCAAACATATCAGAGACAAGATACTGGAAATGAGATTTATCTCTCGTGTCCAATTGACACATCATTCTGGAAATCTTTTCTGCTTCCGTATGAAATGTCCCCAACTGAATTAGCAGCTGCTGCAGCAAGTAGTAACCTTCCTTCTTGCACCAGATCTATTGACACACCAGTTTCTtttagaaagaagaagaaaagatttGCACATTTGCTAGATAAGAAACCTAGAAAGTCTCCGCGCTGTCATGCTTCTACATTGGCTATACTGTCAAGTCTTATGCATTTCAGAAAACGTAAAGAGCCAGACAAGTTCAAAGAGGATACACCACCAGTGAAAGATGATGGCCCATCATCATCCGATGATGTTGTTAATGAAGATGTGCAAAACAAAGATGAGCGATCAAATACTTCATTTTTGGGAGAAATGTCAACTGTTGAAGGTCCGTCGGAACTGAAGAAAGATTTTAGTGAGCTTGCTCAGAATATTGATGAAATGCTGGAATCTTTTCCAGAAAGTAGTGGAAGCTGTATCAGTGCTTCTCCAAGAAATACAAATGACAACAGTGAAGTGAAATTAAGAACACCTCGATCTAGTCGTGTCATTTGTAAGAAACAGAGCAAATCTCAGAGAGAGAAATTTTCTAAGAAATTAAATCAGCTGCCTTTAAGAGAGTCAGATCTAATTGATATTGATAATTCTGTGTTGGCCAGTTTAGCAACAATGTCAAAAGATACCATAGACTGCATTCCAAAGGCTGAAACTTGTAGTAGAGGTGGTCCAACAGTGGATGTAGTTTCATTACTCAGTAACATTACTGACTGCCATTGTCCAGGTCCCCCTGTAAGTAGCAAGGATTGCCTCAGGTGTGGTGTAGACATATTTTGTCCAGCCATGAGAGAGATGTCGTGTAACAGTTCTGAATGTGGCGCCTCATCTACATGTGATACAATTGCGTATTCTGATGTTCCAGAAGGAAGACAGGGTATCCGTGGCAAGCGGAGAAAGAGGAAAAAGAATCGGACAGGGTGGCCTGTGGACAAACAAAAGTTTAGGAGGAAATTCTATTTGAGGTTTAAAAAGAGCAATGAAAATATCCCTGTGCAACATTCTGATAATGTTCACAAGCATGACGGGGAAGATTTGTGCAAGCCTACAGAATCTGAAGTTCCATTAGATGTCAGTATTAATGCAGGTTGTTCTGGTAGCTTAGGCATAGACACTGAAGTGCAAAAATATCCTGACAAAGCTGAAAAGATTGAAGTTCCAGAACCCTTGGAGAGGATAGAGGAGGATGGTATGCATAGCACATGTACCCCACTGAGTAACTCAGTTTCAAAGGATGATTTAGTTAGTTCTGCTTTGGTCTCCAGTGAATCCAGCCAATCTGATAAAAAAACTGATAAAGATCCTTCAGAAAATGTTCCTGTTACGTATAATGTGAGGCATGAAAAGCATAGCAGACTTCTACGAACTGGAAGTTTAGACTCCAGCACTTGTTCAGAGCTAAAACCGTGTGTAAAAGTCAAAAGAATTCCTAATCTTGCTGAATATCAGATAGTacctacaattaaaattggtatatCTAACAGGCGGCTACGCAGTGCCTCTTCCTCATCGTTAACATATACTCCTGTTACAAAAATGGATTTTGTAGACGACAGTATCAAAGATGATACTGTTAATAACAGAAGATCGTGCCGGAAAAAGAGACCAAAATTTTCAGATAGTTGGGACACTTGGTTGACTCCTAATCGTAGATGA